The sequence GGCCGCCGCGTGTGAGGATTCGATGTATCTGCCCTACGTGCGTGGGCGCCAGTATGAGCTGCTTGCGCTCCGCAATTCCCACCCGCTCCTCCAGCAGTGGCCAGACATCCTGCCGCTGGTTGAGCCCGTCAATGCAAGTCCGTCCGCATGTCTTCGCGCGGCCACCGAGCTCACGACCGCCGGGTGCCGGATCGCCATCATCACGAATCCCGTCGCCAACAGTCGCGCGGGCGTCGTCCACGATGTGTTGCAGCACGCCACGTGTCCGGCGGCACTGCGGAGCCATGCGAGTGTGGTTCCCAGTTTACTCGTCCTGACGGGGACCACGGTGCAGCACGTGCAGACATTTTTCACTCTGTACGCCGGCCGTGAACTCTGCATCGTTCATCGCGAAGTACCCATCGATCCGAGCGTCACGACGACGCTGATTAACCTCGCACAGGGGCATCTGCACGCTGGGCACGTGGCGACACACGTGATCACGGACCAGACGCCCACGCAGCTGCGGCTCGCACTGCCGACGACCTCGCTGGTCCTCCTGCGTGATGGTTTTCAGCGGCAGCCGCACAATGCCGCGTATCCTCCCGCATCGTTCTTCGGGGACCTCCATCGCACGTACCGGGCGCAAGGCTATGCCGGCTGGGGTGACTTCCTGACGGTAGGGGACGTGTTTACCACGGGGGGCGGGATGCCCCTCGCCGTCGTCATTCACCTTACCGCGCTGCAGGCGAGCAGTTCGGACGCCTGGATTCGGCACTTCATCTCGTCGAGCAACGCTACCACCGCCAATCCCGCCGGCAAGTTTCTTCAGGCGGCGGCACGAGTCGCCAGCTACGCCGCCACGGATGCGGCGTTCGCAGGCACGGCCGCTTGCCGAGAGTTGCTCGGCTACCATGCAACGCCCCATTTCCCCGGGCTGGGCAAGCTGAAGGAACTCTCGATTCGGCATCATCTGCAGATGATGGGCGCATTCGCTTGACTCTTCGGCGCCGCCGGGAGGCGACTA is a genomic window of Gemmatimonadaceae bacterium containing:
- a CDS encoding sce7725 family protein, whose product is MYLPYVRGRQYELLALRNSHPLLQQWPDILPLVEPVNASPSACLRAATELTTAGCRIAIITNPVANSRAGVVHDVLQHATCPAALRSHASVVPSLLVLTGTTVQHVQTFFTLYAGRELCIVHREVPIDPSVTTTLINLAQGHLHAGHVATHVITDQTPTQLRLALPTTSLVLLRDGFQRQPHNAAYPPASFFGDLHRTYRAQGYAGWGDFLTVGDVFTTGGGMPLAVVIHLTALQASSSDAWIRHFISSSNATTANPAGKFLQAAARVASYAATDAAFAGTAACRELLGYHATPHFPGLGKLKELSIRHHLQMMGAFA